Proteins from one Fragaria vesca subsp. vesca linkage group LG6, FraVesHawaii_1.0, whole genome shotgun sequence genomic window:
- the LOC101312171 gene encoding long chain acyl-CoA synthetase 8-like: protein MEHTEGSVMNSQVKQNLGAGDYLSILKGYGTFGILGAVIVAVLIPVLLSTVFLGKKRKHRGVPVQVGGEEGYAMRNVRVTDLIESPDSEATTVPALFEKSCNKFAQNQFLGTRKLIGREFVTASNGKKFEKLHLGDYEWQTYKQVFDRASNFASGLIKLGHNVDTRAAIFADTCAEWFIAFQGCFRQNITVVTIYSSLGDDALIHSLNETQVSTLICETKQLKKLAAISSSLTSIKNVVYFDDEGSSDAKECESTSNWTVKSISEVEKLGQETPVHPRLPSKNNVAVIMYTSGSTGLPKGVMITHGNIVATTAAVMTVIPHLGGTDTYLAYLPLAHVFELAAESVMMASGVKVGYGSALTLTDTSNKIKKGTKGDVSVLKPTLMTTVPAIIDRIRDAVFKKVEEKGGIAKKLFDIGFKRRLPAVEGSWFGAWGLEKLFWDNLVFKVIRLGLGGRLRFMLCGGAPLSADSQRFINICMGAPIGQAYGLTETFAGATFSEADDTTVGRVGPPLPCCYVKLVSWKEGGYLPSDRPMPRGEIVIGGPSVTAGYFNNQEKTDEVYKVDENGMRWFYTGDIGMFHPDGCLEIIDRKKDIVKLQHGEYISLGKVEAALINSNYVDNIMVFADPFHNYCVAIVVPARGALEQWAQQAGIKYNDFSELCAKGEAVSEVQQSLSKIAKEAKLDKFELPGKIYLAPEPWTPESGLVTAALKIKREQIKAKFKSEIEKLYG from the exons ATGGAGCATACTGAAGGGAGCGTCATGAACTCACAGGTAAAACAAAATTTGGGTGCTGGTGATTACTTGTCAATTCTGAAAGGCTATGGAACCTTTGGGATATTGGGTGCTGTTATTGTTGCCGTGCTTATACCCGTGTTGCTGTCAACTGTGTTCTTGGGAAAGAAGAGGAAGCACCGAGGAGTTCCTGTGCAAGTCGGTGGTGAGGAAGGTTATGCGATGCGCAATGTTCGTGTTACTGACTTGATTGAGTCTCCTGATAGCGAGGCCACAACTGTGCCAGCCTTGTTTGAGAAATCTTGTAACAAGTTCGCGCAGAATCAGTTTCTTGGAACCAGGAAGTTGATCGGGAGGGAATTTGTCACGGCTAGCAATGGCAAGAAGTTTGAGAAACTTCATTTGGGAGATTATGAATGGCAAACATACAAACAAGTATTTGATCGGGCTAGCAACTTTGCGTCTGGCCTTATTAAGTTGGGTCATAATGTGGATACCCGTGCTGCAATTTTTGCTGACACCTGCGCGGAGTGGTTTATAGCCTTTCAG GGGTGCTTCCGGCAGAATATTACTGTTGTTACTATCTATTCTTCGCTAGGTGACGATGCCCTAATCCACTCGCTGAATGAG ACTCAAGTATCAACATTGATATGTGAAACAAAGCAGTTGAAAAAGCTGGCTGCCATAAGCTCAAGCCTAACCAGCATTAAAAATGTAGTTTATTTTGACGACGAGGGAAGTTCAGATGCTAAAGAATGTGAAAGTACTAGCAATTGGACAGTCAAATCCATTTCTGAAGTTGAGAAACTTGGACAAGAAACTCCTGTTCATCCACGTTTACCTTCAAAGAACAATGTCGCTGTTATCATGTATACGAGCGGCAGTACAGGTCTACCAAAG GGAGTAATGATAACTCATGGCAATATCGTAGCCACTACTGCAGCTGTTATGACAGTGATTCCACATCTGGGTGGCACTGATACATACTTAGCATACTTGCCCTTAGCTCATGTTTTTGAATTGGCCGCAGAG TCTGTGATGATGGCTTCAGGTGTTAAAGTTGGTTATGGTTCCGCATTGACGTTAACAGACACTTCAAATAAAATTAAGAAAGGAACCAAGGGAGACGTTTCTGTGTTGAAGCCGACTCTCATGACTACAGTTCCTGCTATTATAGATCGTATTCGAGATGCAGTCTTTAAAAAG GTTGAGGAGAAAGGGGGGATAGCAAAGAAACTTTTTGACATTGGATTTAAACGGCGACTGCCTGCTGTAGAAGGAAGCTGGTTTGGCGCTTGGGGTCTGGAAAAATTGTTTTGGGATAACCTTGTCTTTAAAGTTATACGTCTAGGGCTTGGAGGCCGCCTCCGCTTTATGCTCTGTGGTGGAGCTCCTTTATCTGCTGATTCACAACGCTTCATCAATATCTGCATGGG GGCTCCAATCGGGCAGGCATATGGCTTGACGGAAACATTTGCTGGAGCTACGTTTTCTGAGGCGGATGACACAACAGTGGGCCGTGTTGGCCCACCCTTGCCTTGTTGCTACGTCAAG CTTGTTTCTTGGAAAGAAGGTGGATACTTGCCATCTGACAGGCCAATGCCTCGTGGGGAGATTGTAATTGGGGGACCTAGTGTAACTGCTGGGTACTTCAATAATCAAGAGAAGACTGACGAGGTGTACAAG GTTGACGAGAATGGCATGCGCTGGTTTTATACTGGTGACATTGGAATGTTCCATCCTGATGGATGCCTCGAAATTATAGATAGGAAAAAGGATATTGTTAAACTTCAGCATGGAGAGTACATCTCACTCGGAAAG GTTGAGGCGGCATTAATAAACAGTAATTATGTGGACAATATCATGGTATTTGCAGACCCCTTCCACAACTACTGTGTAGCTATCGTTGTCCCTGCGCGTGGAGCCCTGGAGCAGTGGGCTCAGCAAGCTGGGATCAAGTACAATGATTTTTCTGAGCTGTGTGCAAAAGGTGAAGCAGTTAGTGAGGTCCAGCAATCCCTCTCCAAG ATAGCAAAAGAAGCAAAACTGGACAAGTTCGAACTTCCTGGAAAGATTTATTTGGCTCCTGAGCCATGGACACCCGAATCTGGGTTGGTTACTGCTGCTCTCAAGATCAAGAGGGAACAGATCAAGGCCAAGTTCAAAAGTGAGATTGAAAAGTTGTATGGTTGA
- the LOC101312460 gene encoding RNA-binding protein Musashi homolog 2-like, which yields MASKKGDYNPHSGDGASPGKIFIGGLAKNTTLETFIKYFEKYGEIIDSVIMKDRQTGLPRGFGFITYSDPSVVDQVIQETHVINDKQVEIKRTIPKGAGQANDFKTKKVFVGGIPRTVTEDELKDFFSKFGNVEEHQIIREHATNRSRGFGFVVFESEKVVDNLLANGNKIDMDGTQVEIKKAEPKKASNPAHVPAFSRDSRPHPYPASYDLVGNTYSGYGPGGYGLPSYGPPSYRSHGEFGSRFDDYNGYSDANDAGVGFEGIRGGPFPGYHGDSSFGYPSRFSSYRGGLGGGGGYGGSGLGAYGREARGYGSYAGSGSGDGYDSGPGASYEGPRGMYGATRAGYGGSSRYHPYGR from the exons ATGGCTTCCAAGAAAGGCGACTACAACCCTCACTCCGGCGACGGCGCTAGCCCCGG CAAGATATTCATCGGAGGCTTGGCCAAGAACACCACCCTTG AGACGTTCATTAAGTATTTCGAGAAGTATGGGGAGATAATCGACTCTGTGATCATGAAGGACCGCCAAACGGGGCTTCCGAGAGGTTTCGGCTTCATAACCTATTCGGATCCTTCTGTTGTTGACCAGGTTATTCAAGAGACTCACGTCATCAATGACAAGCAG GTTGAGATAAAGAGAACCATTCCGAAAGGTGCTGGTCAAGCCAACGATTTCAAGACTAAGAAAGTTTTTGTAGGCGGGATTCCGAGAACTGTTACTGAAG ATGAGTTGAAAGATTTCTTTTCAAAGTTTGGTAATGTGGAGGAGCATCAGATCATACGTGAGCATGCCACAAACCGCTCTCGAGGGTTTGGATTTGTTGTATTCGAGAGCGAAAAAGTTGTTGATAATTTGCTGGCTAATGGAAATAAAATTGATATGGATGGAACACAG GTTGAGATCAAGAAGGCTGAACCGAAGAAGGCCTCAAACCCTGCTCATGTTCCTGCCTTCAGTAGAGACTCTAGGCCACACCCATACCCTGCTAGTTATGATTTAGTCGGCAACACATATAGTGGTTATGGCCCTGGTGGTTATGGCCTTCCTTCTTATGGCCCTCCTTCCTATAGGTCACATGGAGAATTTGGCAGTAGGTTTGATGATTACAATGGTTATTCAGATGCTAATGATGCTGGTGTTGGTTTTGAGGGTATCAGAGGTGGTCCTTTTCCTGGTTATCATGGAGATTCTTCATTTGGGTATCCTAGTAGATTTTCCTCCTATCGTGGAGGGCTTGGTGGTGGTGGGGGATATGGTGGTAGCGGGTTAGGTGCATATGGGCGTGAAGCTAGGGGCTATGGAAGTTATGCTGGGTCAGGCTCGGGTGATGGTTACGATTCAGGACCTGGTGCTAGTTATGAAGGACCACGAGGCATGTATGGAGCTACTAGGGCAGGTTATGGCGGCAGTAGTCGTTACCACCCTTACGGAAGGTAG
- the LOC101311117 gene encoding uncharacterized protein LOC101311117, with amino-acid sequence MSSGGGFRVSIPTSVRKTIQDIKEITGNHSEEEIYAMLKECNMDPNETAQKLLLQDPFHEVKRKRDKRKENLSNRESSEPRWRPGMQGKGGRGGRVNFSPRHIPHDAGGGRNSGPGTENGPAQVAEKGVAPSLPTSHETKTKERSLITSSVPAIVGGPTNVASGTTTVVPASQSSAGTSGEISFSLVGDNSGSSASPVDAKKVPGSAFGNEDLHEQAAPSSSSSSVLPNPVSTLGACFSSSDPVLVPSNDSRLPGSVGTIKREVATHNPPASEVSSSLAQGKTTSKTQGVGKAQPSDLSHPSSASTHGGSVSRTPSNYSSRSQQLIGTQKVGTNKEWKPKPIVSAVVQGQATANAAASEAPADLVEVSSQSQPVPSVLDSEEANSKLQKKLEELHLPQLPQRKLVILPNHIHVPESERNKLSFGSFGATFGVTNSCVSGPESEKSSTPQSETSQVIEESVEEQSSSNQTVLATADVGDFPDHPQSPTHILENLSSGEGDVSSSAAQGHNESKHDSVMTSGSHQLPVANTSPNYSFGIVPPILGSQLAAFENSESQAHDVSRLPSFVVQQPFDPASYYAQFYRSAADSDGRLSPFPSPGVSTKYNGNVGVLPPSSQSPQEGGALSAAGPTPLVTQAPGLVQSSIAVTQQPLPVFRPPAGVHISHYPNYLHPYSHYFSPFYVPPPIHQYLGNGAFPQQPQAGGVYPAPSPAAAATGVKYSLPQYKAGTNTGNSNHMGMASGYGPYGSSPAGYNPSPATTAGNTTANEDLSTSQFKENNVYITGQQSEGSSVWVAAPNREMPSLTSSFYNLPAQGQHVFTPTQAGHGTFAGLYHPAQAVSAAAVHPLLQQSQTMAGTVDMVGPGGNVYQQPQHAQQMNWPSNY; translated from the exons ATGAGCAGTGGTGGTGGGTTTAGGGTTTCAATCCCAACCAGTGTGAGGAAGACGATCCAGGACATCAAAGAGATCACCGGCAATCACAGCGAGGAAGAAATCTATGCAATGCTCAAGGAATGTAACATGGATCCCAACGAGACCGCTCAGAAGCTTCTCCTTCAGG ATCCATTTCATGAGGTCAAAAGGAAACGTGACAAGAGAAAAGAG AATCTGAGCAACAGAGAGTCTTCTGAGCCACGGTGGAGACCTGGAATGCAGGGCAAGGGGGGTAGGGGTGGTCGGGTGAATTTTTCACCTCGTCATATACCACATG ATGCTGGTGGTGGCAGGAACTCAGGTCCTGGAACTGAGAATGGACCTGCTCAGGTTGCAGAGAAAGGTGTTGCTCCCTCTTTGCCAACCTCTCATGAGACAAAAACTAAAGAGAGAAGTCTCATAACAAG CTCTGTACCTGCTATTGTGGGTGGTCCTACCAATGTGGCTTCTGGAACTACTACCGTTGTGCCTGCCTCGCAGTCATCTGCTGGAACAAGTGGTGAAATAAGTTTTTCATTGGTTGGAGATAATTCGGGTAGCTCGGCCTCCCCGGTGGATGCTAAAAAAGTTCCTGGCAGTGCATTTGGAAATGAGGACTTGCATGAGCAGGCTGCTCCAAGCTCCAGCAGTAGCTCAGTTTTGCCAAACCCAGTGTCTACATTAGGAGCATGCTTCTCCTCGTCTGATCCTGTACTGGTGCCATCTAATGATTCACGGCTCCCAGGTTCTGTGGGCACAATCAAACGCGAAGTTGCAACCCATAACCCTCCTG CTTCTGAGGTTAGCAGCTCTTTAGCACAAGGTAAAACAACTAGCAAAACGCAGGGAGTTGGGAAAGCTCAGCCCTCTGATCTTTCACATCCTTCTTCTGCGTCAACTCATGGCGGTTCGGTTAGTCGGACACCATCTAATTATAGTAGCCGGTCGCAACAACTAATTGGGACTCAAAAAG TTGGTACCAACAAGGAGTGGAAACCAAAGCCCATAGTTTCTGCCGTTGTTCAAGGTCAAGCAACAGCTAATGCAGCCGCATCTGAGGCGCCTGCTGATTTGGTAGAGGTCTCATCGCAGTCACAGCCTGTTCCAAGTGTCCTTGATTCAGAAGAAGCAAATTCAAAACTGCAGAAGAAGCTAGAGGAATTGCACCTTCCACAGCTTCCGCAGCGCAAATTAGTTATTCTTCCAAATCATATACATGTTCCTGAGTCTGAACGAAACAAGTTGAGTTTTGGAAGTTTTGGGGCAACTTTTGGTGTAACGAATAGCTGTGTCAGTGGTCCTGAGAGCGAGAAGAGCTCTACACCTCAGTCGGAAACTTCTCAGGTTATTGAAGAATCTGTGGAGGAACAGTCCTCAAG CAATCAAACTGTGTTGGCAACTGCTGATGTGGGTGATTTTCCTGATCATCCGCAATCACCTACTCATATACTAGAAAATCTATCATCTGGTGAGGGCGATGTCTCATCCAGTGCAGCCCAAGGACATAATGAATCTAAGCATGACAGTGTAATGACTTCTGGAAGTCATCAGCTCCCGGTGGCTAATACTTCTCCAAATTATAGTTTTGGGATTGTGCCTCCAATTTTGGGGAGTCAGCTTGCGGCATTTGAAAACTCCGAATCTCAAGCACATGATGTATCTCGGCTTCCAAGCTTTGTA GTTCAACAACCCTTTGATCCAGCAAGTTATTATGCCCAGTTTTACCGTTCAGCTGCTGATAGTGATGGTCGCCTGTCTCCTTTTCCATCTCCTGGGGTATCCACAAAGTACAATGGCAATGTTGGAGTATTGCCTCCAAGTTCTCAGTCTCCACAAGAG GGTGGGGCTCTTTCAGCAGCTGGTCCAACACCATTGGTGACACAGGCTCCTGGGCTTGTGCAAAGCTCAATAGCTGTAACTCAGCAGCCACTTCCTGTCTTCCGACCACCAGCTGGGGTGCACATATCTCATTATCCTAACTACCTTCATCCTTACAGTCACTACTTCAGCCCATTCTATGTTCCACCTCCAATCCACCAATATTTGGGTAATGGGGCATTTCCTCAACAACCTCAAGCAGGTGGTGTGTACCCAGCTCCATCACCAGCAGCTGCTGCCACTGGAGTCAAATACTCACTGCCACAATACAAAGCAGGGACTAATACTGGAAACTCAAATCACATGGGAATGGCAAGTGGATATGGGCCCTATGGCTCTTCCCCAGCTGGTTATAATCCCAGTCCTGCCACAACTGCGGGAAACACTACTGCTAATGAAGATCTTAGCACATCTCAGTTCAAGGAGAATAATGTATACATTACTGGACAGCAG AGTGAAGGTTCATCTGTATGGGTTGCTGCACCTAACCGAGAAATGCCCAGTTTAACAAGTTCATTTTACAACCTTCCTGCACAGGGTCAGCATGTGTTCACTCCAACACAGGCCGGCCATGGTACCTTTGCTGGTCTCTACCACCCTGCACAAGCAGTATCAGCTGCAGCTGTCCATCCACTTTTGCAACAGTCCCAAACCATGGCTGGGACAGTTGACATGGTGGGACCTGGGGGCAATGTTTATCAGCAGCCTCAGCATGCACAACAAATGAACTGGCCTAGCAACTACTGA